In Setaria viridis chromosome 5, Setaria_viridis_v4.0, whole genome shotgun sequence, the genomic stretch CAGATTATTAGCcagttaatttattttttataaggTTATAAGAAAACTAAGCAATTAAAGTAGATACTCATAAATCAATCAGGTTATCAGCCATCCTATCTTATTAGGATACCCAGCTATCTTCAGAATAGGAGAAAAAACAGGATGGCATATACTCAGGGAATCTTGTCAGATGAAGCTCACAAACACAAAACTAAGCAAGAAAACTGATACACGGAAAATTCTGATGTATGCACATGGGCATATAAGAAAGCAAATATGAAATGCTTCCTGAGACAAAAATGATCATTTTGTATTTAACCTTGTGAAACTGAAAGCAAATTATTGACAACTCTTACCGGCTTCTTGCAGAGCGCAGAAGACTCTTCATGTCCATTTTCTGAAACCTGATGGAAGAAAGGCATTAGATGTCAACAGCAAGTATTAGAAATAACAACTGTATTTTTATTTGCAGGGACCGGTACAAAACATACATCCATATCATCTTTATCTCcatctcttttccttttctctcttAATTCAGTTGCCAAGCAGCTTGACATCCTGCGCAGATCAGGTCCTGGTGAAGACTCCATTGTCCAAGAATTTTGTCCAGGCGCCTGCAATAAACCAATTACAAATCCAGATGAACTCCATTTCCATCTGGTGGCCATTTAAACAAGGAACTTTTAGGGTTACATAATGAAAAACAAATGCCCTGGAAGAAATGACATACAGGCACACAGTGAAAGAGATGACGCTCCCAAAGGTGAGAATCACAAGGATGTGGCATTGAGAACGGTGAGAAATCAGTGAACTTGTTTGTCCTCCAAGTCGACCCATCCTACACAGATGAAACATTAAAATAAGAGTCAGAGGCACTAATGGCAGCTTTAACAAGATCTTATGAGCCTCAGTCCACGTCCAATACCTTGAATGCACCAATGTAGTACTCATTCCCAAGCATGTCCTGAACCATTCCCCTGTACCGGAcgagggtgtttggtttgatcAATCCAAGATTTGAAGCATTCAACACCGGAACCTGGAAATATTTTTGCTTGGCATTAGTCACTAGAAGCCTCAATTACACAAAATGTGCGCAGCAAAATGGAACTCCTGCTCCACCTAGGACATGAGAACATAGGTTCCTAATGCATTTACTCACACTGACAATAGTAAATCTGGTCGAAAATCCTAAATTGCAAACCATTTCCTGTAATCTTCTTTCAGAGACTCGTCGAATCATTTTTCCCCTTACATATGCAGATGATCGATGCAACACATTATAGATGATGCAGTTCACGTGACTGATTGATTTGTATCTTGAATCAACAACCAGATCCATACTAAGTAAATCAGTGTAAAATAACAAAATGCGCACACGAATTCCGGGAGTGAGGATGGATATTTTACCTTGTCGAGCCCGTCTTCCTCGAGCAGAAAGGAGCGGAAGAGGTCGCAGGCACCCCAGTCCTTCCCCCGGAACGCCGCCACTGGATCGCTTCCTCCggactccgcggcggcggcggccgccgtccgCTCGAAGGTGGCGCGCACCGCGCCCAGTGGGTTCCCGACGAGGTCGTACTGCGGCCCCACCATctcctttctcttcttctctcgCGTTGGAGTTTTGGACTTGGGAGTCGGGAGCAATGGCGGGGAGGTGGATAGGCGAGGGGAAGGAAGGAGGGGTGGGGTGTTAAATGGCTGGGGGTTTCCCGCCATAGGCGGCGGCGCTTCCCGCCGTTTCTAGCCCCTCTTCCCGCCATCGCTGTTGGGCTGGGTACGTCTATTGGGCCAAATTTTACATACGAAGAAAGTTAAATGGGCCATGATCCCTTACACTCCGCGGTTCCGGCCCTTAGTGCTATTAGGCCCAATGTATGGGCTAAAGCAGGCCCAATTCAGTACATTGGAAGAAAGGAAATAGGCCTAGATTCATACTATCTGGCTGGAATGGTGGGGAAATGGAAAAAAGTCCTATTTACCTCCCTCATCCACCCCGCGTTTGCTTCGAGAACTCGAAAACCGTCCGTTGTGACTCCTCGTGCTCGTGAAACCGGACACATGACCTCCTCAATTCAATTCCACTCTAGTTTTGTCCAACGTGGCGCTGACATGCGGTGGTTTTGAACCGACGTGGCGCAGGTCCACGTGTCAGAGATAATAGCCGTGGCGCAGGCTCTTCCTTTTTCCATCTGCACCGATAAGGCGccaccctccctctccggcaTGGCGGCATCTCCGCCATGGCCGAGCCAGAAGCTCAAGGGTCAGGGAGGCGGCGGTCAAATGCTCGCCATCCGTGCATCGTGCTGTCCATTGGCCTGTTGCGTGGTGGTAGTCCTCATCAATCTGGAGCCGCGGCGCGTGCGGGAGCAGCGTGGAGATGCGGCACGCGGGGCAAGAGGAGCCGCAGGTGGCAGAGCTCTGCGAAACTACAGCTGCCGGGGCCCGGGGAAGCTGGTGCAAAGGAGAGCTCGGCCTCGAGCGAGTGCGGGGCGCgggtctccgccgccgcccgtgctgcACTTCCGTGGCCGCATGAAATGAAATCTGAAGAAATTCCTCCAAATGCATCACACATATATAATGCAAAATAGTGACAGCAAAGATTTACCAATCCAGATCGTTGATTTCAGCTCAATTTGGAACCCACGAGGAAAATTTCAACTTTGATTTCACGTGTCGACAGCACAACTGAGAATTCTTCAGCTGTCGACGCGCCTGCAGCACCCAGGATGGCTATCGCGTCGCCACTGGCTTCAGCCGCACGTGCCTCAAGAAGGAACGCTCCACAATACAAGCTAGCTTTGGATGAATTGGATCATATATTCGGCAATCGTTTGATTTTGTTCCCAATCCAAGCAAATCCAAGCTTTGGATGAATGGGAGATCTGCTCACCGTTGTAGTGTACTCAGTCGCCGTCCCGTTGGTAATAGAATAGGGCAGCAAGAGCAGCAATATACAGGCACGCATCTCCGCCGATGGCTATGCAGCGGACAGGAGCTTAATTGAGCGGATCGAGTAGCTGGCAACTTGATTCCTATATTTTCCAAGGTCACTGTAGGAGCTTCGAGGCCACTCGTGTCTGGACCTTGGCGAGGTGCGGCCCTACACCTGGGGCAGAGGATGGGAATGGGACAACACGGAGAGGCGGAGCACGACGGTCTGCGGCGCGGGATGGGTGGGGGAGCTCGGAGATGGCCATTGGAGGGGAGACGCGAGAGAGCCGGTGGCCAGATAGAGCGGCGTATAGCGAGTGCGAGGAACAGAGCAGGGTAGAAGAAGCTCAAGAAGGTGGCAGAGACCGACATATGGGGCCCACCGAACCGGTTGCCAGCTATGATGGGTGACCTGGCGCCACGTCGGACGAAACCGTAGTGGAATCGGGTCCGGGAGGTCACGTGCCCGGTTTTGGACTCGACCCATTATCCAGGGGTGAATAGGACTTTTTCCTGGGGAAATGCAACCACGGGACCTGCCAATTTTGGGCGTTGTTGGGTCGCAGAAGGCCCACCGACGGCTcacccccgccaccggccgccgcctgtGTCTTCGACGGCTCCCGCCGCCGAATCCACCGCCCGTCGTCCACCTCCACGCCCGGCGCTAATCCGTCGActcccggcgccccccgccccgATCCTGGCCCACTGGTTATCTCCCGAACCGCCGGCGTAGTACccaccgcctcgccgcgccgttCCCTCGACCCGCCTccaccggctccggcggcgagaAGAACAGGAGCTCCACAGGCCAGGCCGGACCTGCAGCGACCACGCGTGCCCTTCTGCGACGCGTCCGCTCGCAGTCGCGCACGCGACTCAGTATTTCCACCAAATTTGGCTTCTAAACGCCAAGATAAACTTCCACAGGGAACAAGGTGTTCATAAAAGAATTTACCGATCTCAGCATAAATCATCTAAAAAGAACTCTGGGGACCCCAACTCTTTGGTAGCACAAAAGAATGTAAACTACTTTCTGTATCATGTCCAGCTGCAAAGTTACAGCATGTAGCGCATTCATTCAGATCAATCGTCTGGAATAGAGGAAGCAATAGTATCCTCTCACTAGTGAGATCCATTTACCAACAGTACATATAATATAACCCAGACAAAAAATGCCAAAAATGCAACAGGAACAGGGTTGCCTTCCAACCCTGGTATCTGCCTACTAAACTGAATTCTGTATAATACCATACACTAACGACAGAGCAATCTTCACGCCCTTGAGTACTTCGAGCTCCACATTGGTACCTTCAGGGGTTCATCATCTGGGGTACTGCCCCCGTTTTCAGCAGCATTTAAAGAGTCTGAGATCAACGGGTTTGACTCACTCTCCTTCCCCTGCAATGTTGATGCCATGCAGCTTCTTGTCAAGAAAATTACTTGAAAAAGTTACCAACAGCCACAAGAATAGAGACAAGCAGTTAAAAATTCTGCATATGAAAAGAATCTGACAAAAGATTACGACTAAAGATTCACAAAGCTTCGTTGGACAGCATTCAAATTAATGTGAGGACCTCATGTTTATACTTGAGTCACCAGATTAAAAAGATTTTCAATTTTGTGTTACATGAAATGATTCGAAAAAAAATTGATCCATGAAATTTTGCTAACATTGCAAAACGTACCTGAATGACTTGCGGAGAGACTTCTGCAGGTTTTTGCTGGGTCTCTCTAGTGCAGAAGTATGAATACAAAACCATCCCAATCACAGCAATTAGGATTCCCAGTATATTTCTCCAGCTAAATGGATCATGAAGCAGTACATAGCCAAAGGTGAGAACCAAGCATGTTTTCAAATGCCCAAGGACTTGGTAAGTTACAGGAGATGTCTTCCCAATCACAAGGAAGGTGCTGAAGTTTACTGAGACTGAAATCAGGCATGACAGCACAATGAAAAACTGCAAAGACGATAAAAGCAAACCTGGAATCAGATGAATTGATCAAGTAACAGAAATTAACTTAAATTGACAAAGCCTTTATTTAATTATGCTTACCAGAACTTGAGTAGTGTAATCGAAAGCAAAGACATTTTGGTTAGTCAAAAATCCATCAAGGAATGGACCAACAAGGAACAAGGTCAATGCTTGGTACGGGCATGATTGATACAGAAGCTGGGTTGAAGACACCttgaacttcttctgtattgTATTTGTCATCTGATAGCTTGTTAAGGAATCAATATATGCATCACAGAAATATGCACATCACCACATTAAAATGAATGTAACGATGAACGATGAGTGGATGTCAACCACCATAGCATGGCACAAAGCTAATCTTACAATCATCAAATGATAATGCTAAACAAGACACAGTGCATAAAATGTTTGAAATTTTATGTTCAACCAGTATACTAAATAATATACTAGAGGAAGAAATAGCTTCTCTTGTTTAACATTAGGACTTTACCTTTCTGTAATATTAACAGCCTCAAAATATGTTGCAAGATTTACGTGaagtttgcattttgcaaaTGCTTTGATGACAATGAAAGGATACAATTTGAGCAATACAGGTTGTGATGATTGCCAGCAGGGACAGTACAGATCCCACAGTGTTGAGTTGCAAATCAGTCACAGTTGCGACACCAACACCAAGAAGGAGCACGCTAAGTGAGAGTTTGATATTCCGGCTGCATAGTAAAGTCAGTAAAAGGATTAGAAGATATATTATCGAGCTGCATAAAGCACATGACATGTTACATACAAACCTAAATTTCTTCCTGAAGAAAAGGGTCTCCAATATAACAGTACAGGGAATAATAGCCAGCTTTGTCATCTGAACAAAGTATTTCATTATTAGTTCATGGAGTGATTAGTATGCAAGATAGGAGCGACAATATTGGTATCAATCTGAAAGCCTGTTCCTAAGATCTTCCCTTTGCCCATCTTGATGTACTGGTACCGATGACAGTACATCGGGTAAAATACATGGTTAATGGTTTTATAGTTTATACACACAAGCAACCCTTGGCTTCTCAGATAAGGAAATAGTGCCAAACAACTGAGTTAACACTTAAGTTTGGATTAATAAAAACAAAGCTAAAGCAAAAGTAATGTATACCTGATAGAAACCAACAGAATTGAAACCTAGACTTAAGTTGAGAAGTCCAATTGAGATGCCATTGAGCACTCCAAATCCCATGACAGTTCTTGCATCGAAAGGTTTGTGCTCAAAGAGCTTCATACATAACGCCACATGGAGAGAGCAGAACGTAACCAGGAGATGCCAGCTCGTCAAAGTAGTGGCTGCAAAACAAATACCAGTTGATTAACATTTGGAGGAAAACCTACAATATTCGCTATTGTTATCCGTTTAGACGAACTATCAATTTGCAACACGTGGTGATACAAGATATCCATGTACATTAATGCAATTGAATTCcaatgcaaaaaataaaaaaaagaacacctCGATGTGTAATCAATTGCAAAAGCATGATGCCGTTAACAACTAAAGAGTAAAGAGACCGTTTTGGTATCGTTTAAGCTGGCTCCAGCTCCTTTTCGCGGCAATACCAATTCAAGTAAGACGCCTCAGCTGTACCATTTAAGCTGTTCATCCATTTTTCCAATAACACTATTCCAACTCAGAACACCAAATATTCCACCTACAGGTATACCCCTCGACACACAAGCTAATTTGCTCTCACTGAAATTGTGAAATCTATCGCAACACCAAGCCCCCCATGACAATTCACAGCACATACACAGTGCGCAGCACCAATTCCCATTCCCACTGCTCCCTGAACACACCTGCAACTAAATCCTGACCTCGCGTCACCGCAAACAGTACATGAGCAAACAAACATGAAACAGAAGCATCCAAGAACCAAACAGCAGCTGACTAGCAAGTAGCCAAGCATCTCAGGCAAGATTGGATCTCATACCAAAGTTGAAGCCGAGGGAGCTCATGAGGGCCTTGTTGCAGATGACGATGGAGACCGAGGACACCACCGACAGGCTCAGCGCCCCCACCGTCCCCAGCTGGAACTTCTCCCCCGCCACCCCCATCTCCACCGCCGCACCAGGAAAACAAGCGGAGGAGAACCAGAAACTCCCCGGCGCAACCAACCGAACCACGCCGCCGACCAGCACCTGCGTGGCACAAAGATCACATTTCGATCGAGCAAGTACAGCAAGAACACCAAGAAAGCACCCAGGAGCCGGCCTTTCCCGGTCAGACTTACCTCTTTGCTCCCAATAAACAGAATTCGGGCGGGCGAAGCTGGATCTGGGAGACAAGCTCGTGAATCTGAGAGCAGAACTGGCAATGGTGCGGGGACCTGAGAGGCAAGCAGCGACCGGATCGGCCGGGCTTTGGCTCCGCGGCTGCTTGAGCTGCTGCGGTTctcggcctcctctcctccctcccctccgctctTGCTCGCTCACCGGAGACGGAGACAGGGGAGTTTTATACCGAAGATATTGTTGTACGGTCGCTTCGGGTTGGTGGTGGCTGAGGGGTAGATGTGTGATTGTTATTTTGTAGGGGTGGTCAAAGGCATTTCATTAGGGTCCATTTAGTTTGGAATATATGTGATTATGCCCACGTGTTTAATAAGATTTTACTACTAATTTTTTTGTGTTTGGTATACTGTTTGGTGAGGTGTTTGGTGACACTGTTTGGTGGACTCGAGTATGACTTGGCAAGGTTCAATGTAGTGTCAAATAGGTCCAATACTTAATAGTTTTTTCACGACCGTGCCTTGgcacgtactccctccgtactcaAAAAAGTCGACGTTCTGGGCCTTTGGCCCGTTTTTACAAAGCTTGACGTTGTGCCATGGCAGGGTGAACTTTGGACTGGATTGCCCCTAGCCGACGCCGCCCGTTCGCTTCGATTGCCCGTCCAGCCGTCCGCCCGTCTTCACTCCCCATTAATTGCGTCGCCTCGATTCACGCTGGCAGCTGGCTTCAGCACGCTCGCCACTCCTTCATTTGCCTCAGCACGATCTCCCATAGCATGCTCgctccttcatcttcctctccACGCTCAACTCGCTATTAGAGTTCGTTGTTGTTCCTTGCCGCCACGAATGGATCACTCGCGCCGCACGCTCGCCATGACGCTCGCCACACGCTCGCCGGAAGCGCGCCGCTCGCTCGCCGCTCGCTCGCCTGTACGCTCGTCGCAGGGCGCTCGCCGCATGCTCGCTGCTCGtcgcgcgctcgccgtcgcggcctcGTCAGAGTCCGTTGCGGAGGAGGtgctcgccgtcgcggcctcGTCGGTGTTCGCGGACTCGGATGAGACGTTCGCGGACGTCGAAGAGGTGCCGGACTCCGTCGAGCAGGTCGCGGCCTCGTCGGTGTTCGCGGACTCGGATGAGACGTTCGCGGACGTCGAAGAGGTGCCGGACTCCGTCGAGCAGGTCGCGGCCTTCGTCGGCATGGTTGCAGACTCAGTCGACATGGTGCCCGACTCCGTCGAGCCTGACTCCGTCGAGTCTCTATGCCCTCGCTGTGGCACGTTCCACGCTGGCGGTGTCTTCGGAGAAGCTTGCTACCAAGCTCGCCGGAACGCACGCAGGTGTGGCCGTTGTGGACTTCTACACGAAGATTACGATATGCCGGTAAAGTGGTTCCATCTAATGGACAAATTCGATTGCGAGTTCTATATTCCTGATGTGGCCAAACTTGAAATGGATGGTACTAGAATCAAGTTGACTGATGACGTTTTGAAGAAGGTGGAAGAGCATATTAAGAAGCAGCAAACAAAGAGCACTAAGGTACAGTACAACATCTCTCAATTTGGCCATTGCAAACCTAAGATACACTCATCTAATAATTTGCATAAACTTGCATCTTCTAATTTGTTACAGGAAGACTAGCAAGTGATTCGGCTAGCAATGAAGCTTCACAAGGGATTTGCAATGGCAGCCTCTTTTCCCTCTCTAGTGATTGTTTGTTCATGTGAGGAATCTTGATTTTGTTGCAACCTTTTACCTTCATTGCTTCCCTCAAAACAGTTTGTAGTGTGACAAAGATCCTATTTGCTTTCTTTGGACAGTACTCCAAAAATGCCTACAAAAAACAGATTGTAGTGAGTAGAGTACTTTAGTTGTTCAAGATCAATTTAATCAATCGAATGGATGATCATTTACCTCTTGCACTGCTGGAATTAGATCTTTAATTGTCTTAGCATCTTTCTTGTATTGAATGGCTTGAATAGCTCGAAAAAACCCCAAATCTAGAATGTTAAAATCTGGAGAATTGGGTGGTTGACATATAAGCCTAATGTCAAACCCATCTTGCTTTGCAACCGCACAAAAATGAGGATCATCAACTTTTAAATGAGATGGAGCATTATCTTGTTGAATGAATATTGGCTTGTTGACATCTTCTCTTGGCCACTTTGCTCTAATTGCGGGCAACACTCTATTTATCATGAAATCTCTTATCACATCCCTTGTGATTGATTGAATTAGTTTGATTACTTCCTCTCCACGAAGACGGTTGTGGCTTCCTCTAATAGCTTGTTCAAAATTGACTAGTGGAAAGCAACCTATTTTACCATCAAACACACATACTCCATTTCTAAATCGTGGCCGAGCACATACACATAAGAACATGAtcctagggatgtagttcttgttcttgcaAAGGCGGTGTGGTTCATCTTCCTCGGGTAGAAAGTAGTACATCTCTGATTTTTGAGTGAGGTAGAACCACTTCTCATCAATAAACACAAAGTCAAACAAATCCTTGAACTTTGGATCATCAAGCAAACCTTGATCAATCATGTCAATGCACCACTTCAACCTAGTCTTCTTGTTATCATCAGTGAGGTAAggtttgatgctactagagtggcgcCTAATGAAACCCCTTTTCAAATACCTTTGTATCCTAGATTTGCTAATACCAAGTTTACTAGACACATCTTCTATGGTCATCCTTTGCTTGAGAGGAATATCCCACAACTTTTCCAAATCTAGAGGGATTGCTTTGCGGCCACTTCTACCTTTCTTTAGATTAGGAACCACGACCGGAATGTTTTGAGAAAGTTGGTTTTTACCTTGCCTCCATATGCGCTGAACTGATCTAATTTTTACTCCAAATTGGTTAGATACAATTGTTGTATCATGGTTGCCTAGTTTCCCATTTTTGCTTCTCATCAACAATGCTTGATACACTTGTTGTCTAACACGATCAGAATAGTCATTCTTCGGTTGGTGTAGTGGAACGGGAGCATCACCATCTTGTTCTAGCAAAACGAAAAAACAAGCTTTTTAATAGTGCAAAGTAGTCACGGCATGATGTAGTTAAAGGAAAAAACCAATCATTTTAATAATGATAACAACAAGCTTATTTACAGTCCAAAGTAGTCACGACATGATGTAATTATAGGGGAAAAAACAATCAT encodes the following:
- the LOC117855902 gene encoding UDP-xylose transporter 3, which produces MGVAGEKFQLGTVGALSLSVVSSVSIVICNKALMSSLGFNFATTLTSWHLLVTFCSLHVALCMKLFEHKPFDARTVMGFGVLNGISIGLLNLSLGFNSVGFYQMTKLAIIPCTVILETLFFRKKFSRNIKLSLSVLLLGVGVATVTDLQLNTVGSVLSLLAIITTCIAQIMTNTIQKKFKVSSTQLLYQSCPYQALTLFLVGPFLDGFLTNQNVFAFDYTTQVLFFIVLSCLISVSVNFSTFLVIGKTSPVTYQVLGHLKTCLVLTFGYVLLHDPFSWRNILGILIAVIGMVLYSYFCTRETQQKPAEVSPQVIQGKESESNPLISDSLNAAENGGSTPDDEPLKVPMWSSKYSRA